A portion of the Pagrus major chromosome 8, Pma_NU_1.0 genome contains these proteins:
- the hyal6 gene encoding hyaluronoglucosaminidase 6 has protein sequence MLLMERRLLVLALWVGIGVELQVRGDQMKPARAPLIPHRPFVVVWNAPTESCRLRFKVDLDLSVFDIVANLNETLSGPNVTIFYHSHLGYYPYYSNSGIPINGGLPQNQSISKHLSKARADIDKLIPHKDFRGLGVIDWENWRPQWVRNWGSKDIYRNKSKEQIRKLHPNWPESKVEKEAKEGFERAGQTFMNLTLALAEGRRPDGLWGFYLFPDCYNYGYKQHPQRYTGECPNVEHVRNDHLMWLWKESTALYPSIYLDYELKSSTNTVKFVHYRVKEAMRIASIARPDSTLPVFVYSRPFYAYTFVVLSESDLVHTIGESAALGASGVVLWGSSEYARSQRNCLSVKKYIDGPLGHYVINVTSAAKLCSKALCKKNGRCVRKSLDSGAYLHLNPRFFHIHRNSTPRGPRFHVSGHLNNHDILDMKHKFTCQCYQGWTGVYCEMPQDPPRPPPPPLQPAIPLPRPRENSLLGDILLLLSLHFSCLCVIMFLGLCLIIKCLIL, from the exons ATGCTGCTGATGGAGCGCCGTCTCCTGGTACTGGCCTTGTGGGTTGGCATTGGAGTAGAGCTCCAAGTCCGGGGCGACCAGATGAAGCCGGCCCGGGCACCTCTGATCCCTCATCGGCCTTTTGTTGTAGTGTGGAACGCTCCTACTGAGTCCTGCCGCCTTCGATTCAAGGTGGACCTGGACCTCAGCGTGTTCGACATTGTTGCAAACCTCAATGAAACCCTAAGTGGACCAAACGTCACCATATTCTACCACAGCCACTTGGGATACTACCCATACTACTCCAACTCCGGGATCCCGATCAATGGTGGACTGCCGCAGAACCAGAGCATTTCCAAACACCTGAGCAAGGCCCGGGCCGACATCGATAAGCTAATCCCCCACAAGGATTTTCGAGGCTTGGGTGTCATCGACTGGGAGAACTGGAGGCCTCAGTGGGTCAGAAACTGGGGCTCTAAGGACATCTACCGCAACAAGTCCAAGGAACAGATCCGGAAGCTTCACCCAAACTGGCCAGAGAGCAAGGTCGAGAAGGAAGCGAAGGAAGGTTTCGAGAGAGCTGGACAGACCTTCATGAACCTCACGTTGGCCCTGGCTGAGGGTCGCAGGCCGGACGGGCTGTGGGGGTTTTACCTGTTCCCGGACTGCTACAACTACGGGTACAAGCAGCACCCGCAGCGGTACACCGGCGAATGTCCCAATGTTGAGCACGTACGCAATGACCATCTGATGTGGCTTTGGAAGGAGAGCACGGCCCTCTACCCGTCCATCTACCTGGACTACGAGCTCAAGTCCTCCACCAACACTGTCAAGTTCGTCCACTATCGTGTCAAGGAAGCCATGAGGATCGCATCCATTGCCCGTCCAGACTCTACATTGCCAGTATTTGTCTACTCCCGACCTTTCTACGCCTACACCTTTGTGGTTCTTTCAGAG AGCGACCTGGTTCACACCATCGGGGAAAGCGCTGCTTTGGGGGCGTCAGGTGTCGTCCTATGGGGATCATCGGAGTACGCTCGATCACAG AGGAACTGCCTGTCAGTGAAAAAGTACATCGATGGTCCGCTGGGACACTACGTCATCAACGTCACCTCTGCCGCCAAGCTGTGCAGCAAAGCGCTTTGCAAGAAGAACGGCAGGTGCGTCCGCAAGAGCCTGGACTCAGGCGCTTACCTGCACCTGAACCCGCGCTTCTTCCACATCCACCGCAACTCGACGCCCAGGGGCCCTCGCTTCCACGTCAGCGGTCACCTCAACAACCACGACATCCTGGACATGAAGCACAAGTTCACCTGTCAGTGCTACCAGGGCTGGACAGGTGTTTACTGCGAGATGCCCCAGGATccacctcgtcctcctcctcccccacttCAGCCAGCCATCCCTCTGCCTCGCCCCAGGGAGAACAGCCTGCTGGGAGACATCCTGCTGCTCTTATCCCTCCATTTCTCCTGCCTGTGTGTCATCATGTTCCTGGGACTCTGTCTGATCATCAAGTGTTTGATACTGTAG